The following coding sequences are from one Dreissena polymorpha isolate Duluth1 chromosome 8, UMN_Dpol_1.0, whole genome shotgun sequence window:
- the LOC127841112 gene encoding teratocarcinoma-derived growth factor-like, protein MNSFCHCPKPYYGRNCEKEVRHRSCGTIPHGTWMASGCHLCHCFDGNMRCKATTIPGCYDMQYVEGHENDPDYLVGIDMYGAKDDDFYDTNADNTSDDATSGASGVTFCVHIFSLMGITLVTVIKES, encoded by the exons ATGAACTCGTTCTGCCACTGTCCGAA ACCTTATTACGGGCGCAACTGCGAGAAGGAAGTACGTCATAGGTCATGTGGTACAATACCTCACGGCACGTGGATGGCGTCTGGCTGTCACCTGTGTCACTGTTTCGATGGCAACATGAGGTGCAAGGCCACCACGATTCCCGGATGTT ACGATATGCAATACGTTGAAGGCCATGAAAATGACCCGGATTATCTCGTCGGAATCGACATGTACGGGGCGAAAGATGACGACTTCTATGACACTAATGCCGATAACACGTCGGATGACGCCACATCCGGGGCAAGTGGAGTTACGTTCTGTGTACACATTTTCTCGTTAATGGGGATAACACTTGTGACTGTTATTAAGGAATCTTGA
- the LOC127841111 gene encoding teratocarcinoma-derived growth factor-like, translated as MLKESKKNRERRRHSVNAENKLDLPSAPKGDLITSSSKSDNCCLNGGICIMNSFCHCPKPYYGRYCEKEVRHRSCGTIPHGTWMASGCHLCHCFDGNMRCKATTIPGCYDMQYVEGHENDPDYLVGIDNKYGAKDNDFYDTYADNTSDDATSGASGVTFSVPFFSLMAITLLTVIKGS; from the exons atGCTGAAGGAGTCAAAGAAAAATCGGGAACGGCGCCGTCACTCGGTGAATGCTGAAAACAAACTCG ACCTTCCGTCTGCTCCTAAAGGCGACCTGATAACTTCAAGCAGCAAGAGCGACAACTGTTGTCTAAACGGGGGCATCTGTATTATGAACTCGTTCTGCCACTGTCCAAA ACCTTATTACGGGCGCTACTGCGAGAAGGAAGTACGGCATAGGTCATGTGGTACAATACCTCACGGCACGTGGATGGCGTCTGGCTGTCACCTGTGTCACTGTTTCGATGGCAACATGAGGTGCAAGGCCACCACGATTCCCGGATGTT ACGATATGCAATACGTTGAGGGCCATGAAAATGACCCGGATTATCTTGTCGGAATCGACAACAAGTACGGGGCGAAAGATAACGACTTCTATGACACTTATGCCGATAACACGTCAGATGACGCCACATCCGGGGCAAGTGGAGTTACGTTCTCAGTACCCTTTTTCTCGTTAATGGCAATAACACTGTTAACTGTCATCAAGGGATCTTGA